A genomic window from Bradyrhizobium lupini includes:
- a CDS encoding MlaD family protein has translation MARASNLVIGTATLAVIAVAFGGVLGVQKWRTLQSRSQLRVVFEGGSASGLRRGGPVNFDGVPAGQILSIKLDNPRKVVALVMLDNSAPIRKDTVAGIEFQGLTGVAAVSLIGGAPSAPPVPLDSDGIPVLTADLSDAESIVDTLHSVDRTIVSNAPAIREGLRTFETYTADLRSKGGEIDSVMAKVDSAFAGFDKAVTKIEGVVPGFADGKADELFEKIHGLHELADTMRKKSANFLEDIRRSLLDVSEAANKMSGTPTPAAAPRPPRKPAQQKR, from the coding sequence ATGGCACGCGCGAGCAATCTGGTGATCGGAACGGCGACGCTGGCGGTGATTGCCGTGGCGTTCGGCGGCGTCCTCGGCGTGCAGAAATGGCGCACCCTCCAGAGCCGCAGCCAGTTGCGCGTGGTTTTCGAGGGCGGCTCGGCCAGCGGATTGCGCCGCGGCGGGCCGGTCAATTTCGACGGTGTTCCCGCCGGCCAGATCCTGTCGATCAAGCTGGACAATCCCCGCAAGGTCGTGGCCCTGGTGATGCTCGACAACTCCGCGCCAATCCGTAAGGACACCGTCGCGGGTATCGAGTTCCAGGGTCTCACCGGCGTCGCCGCGGTCTCGCTGATCGGCGGCGCGCCCTCGGCGCCCCCAGTGCCGCTGGACTCGGACGGCATACCCGTGCTGACCGCCGATCTTAGCGACGCCGAATCGATCGTCGACACCCTGCATAGTGTCGACCGCACGATCGTCAGCAACGCGCCGGCGATCAGGGAAGGCCTGCGCACGTTCGAGACCTACACCGCCGATCTCCGGAGCAAGGGCGGCGAAATCGATTCCGTCATGGCCAAGGTCGATAGCGCCTTCGCGGGCTTCGACAAGGCGGTCACAAAGATCGAAGGCGTAGTGCCCGGCTTTGCCGACGGCAAGGCGGATGAGCTGTTCGAAAAGATCCACGGATTGCACGAGCTCGCCGACACCATGAGGAAGAAATCGGCGAACTTCCTCGAAGACATCCGTCGCTCGCTGCTCGACGTCAGCGAGGCCGCCAACAAGATGAGCGGGACACCCACACCGGCTGCCGCTCCGCGACCGCCGCGCAAGCCGGCGCAGCAGAAACGCTAG